From the genome of Triticum aestivum cultivar Chinese Spring chromosome 3B, IWGSC CS RefSeq v2.1, whole genome shotgun sequence, one region includes:
- the LOC123071933 gene encoding uncharacterized protein, which produces MGNANSKAPEEKKVSDVPVPPLADLHSQGSQGHNVDGNVDEYNPAIIPVADNVDNYQMTPDLEAHKETDGTGMTRLEQDELANLTKHPLSEITIVDQPGHASLRTWVPYLNTLSTLFG; this is translated from the exons ATGGGAAATGCAAATAGCAAGGCGCCGGAAGAGAAAAAGGTGTCAGATGTGCCTGTACCCCCTCTTGCTGACCTACATTCACAAGGGAGCCAAG GCCATAATGTTGACGGAAATGTTGATGAATACAACCCAGCAATCATTCCCGTAGCTGACAATGTTGACAATTATCAAATGACTCCAG ACTTGGAAGCACACAAGGAAACAGATGGAACTGGCATGACACGGTTAGAGCAGGACGAGCTTGCAAACCTAACCAAACACCCTCTTTCTGAGATAACAATTGTTGATCAGCctgggcatgcgagtttacgtacGTGGGTTCCATATTTAAACACACTATCTACCCTATTCGGTTAG